The nucleotide window GATCAGCGCCACGTTGGCCAGTGCCGGCAGCACCAGCGTGAGCACGGCCCACGCTCCCATCAGCACGGTGGCGTTGGTCACGGAGCGCCAGTGCAGCGTGGCGACCAGCAGCGACAGGCCGGTCCAGAAGGCCAGGCAGGCCGCCGTCACCGCCAGCACGATGCCGGTCGCCACGATGCCGGTGCCGGACAATGCCGCGCCCACGCACGCCGGCACGGCCAGGCACAGGAACAGCAACGCATAGCGCAAGCCCGCGCGGCGCCGCCACAGCCGCCCCGCGTCGGGCATCGCCAGCAGGAGCCGCAGCCGGCCCGTCTGCCGCTCGCCCGACACCAGGTCGTGCAACAGCGCGATCGCGAACAGCGGCGCCAGGTAGATCAGCACGAAGGCGAAGTCGAAGCGGCCCGGCAGCGCCACTTCCGGGTTGAACGTTTCGCCTTCGTAGAGCTGGGCCTGCAATCCCAGCGCGCGGATGCGCAGCACGTATGGCGCCACGTCGCGCAGGCCCAGCGCCAGGAACGCCGCGGCCGATGGCGGATCCCATGTGTTGTAGAACGTGTAGTAGGCCGGATTGCCGGCATCCTTGCTGTCCGGGTAGCGCGCCGCCAGCGCGGCCACGTCCTGTTCATGCAGCGGTGCCAGGCGGGCGATGGTCTGCCGCTGGCGTTCGACTTCCCGCATGCCCGACCAGACAGCCAGCGCGGACAGCAGCAACAGCAGCAGCAAGGCGCAGGCGGACAGCCGCGAGCGCAGCACCAGCCGCATTTCGTGGGCAAGCCAGTTCATCGCGCGATCCTCCCCAGCCGGCCCGCCAGCACCCAGGCCAGCGTGCCCAGTGCGGCCAGCCACAGGGCCAGCACGCCGGCCGCCGGAGCCACGCGCCGCAGCGTGGTGGCCACCGGCGCCGCTTCATACTGGAATTCCGGGAACTCCCGCCAATGGTCTCGCGACACGCGGTTATCCTTGTTCCGGTCGATGTCGTCGGCATAGGCCAGCCGCTCCACCTGGATGCGGTTCAGGCCCTGGATCAGCGCGTAGCGATAGCGCTCGCCCTGCTCCAGGAACGAACGGTAGCTGGCCAGGTCGGTCCCGGCCGCCGCCATCGACAGGCGCCGCAGCGCCAGCGCCGGGCTGGCCCAGCCGAAGGCATCGATGATCTCGCCCTGCCGTTCCTGCCGGTCGAACGCGGCCGCGGCGTAGCGGTCGAACAGCTCGCTGGACTTGCGCTCGCCTTCCATGCCCACCAGGCCCTTGAAGTTGACCGGCAGGTCTTCGATGCGCGTCACGCCATATTGCTTCAGCAGCCTGTCGCGGAACGCGGCGAATGCCGGATCGTTCGGGTTGTGCGAATCGCCCAGCGCCAGGTATTCGCGCTGCACGTGGATGGCGTCCTCGAAACGGGTCGGCAGCGCCACCGCGTGGTTGGCCATGTCGGGCACCCAGCGCGGCAGCAGGATCACGATCACGGCCCATGCCGTCAGCAGCACCAGCAGCGCATCGCGCCCGCGCGCCACGCACATCGACACCAGCACCACGCCGAGGACCCACAGCAGCAGCCAGCCGGTGTAGCCGGCGGCCAGCGCCACGGCCAGCGGCCAGGGCGCGTGGCCGTCCAGCGCGAACCAGACCAGCGCGGCCAGCGCGGGCAGCAGCGCCAGCCCGGCGAATCCGCCCAGCGCCAGCAGCTTGCCCAGCACCAGTTGCCGGCTGCGCACGCCCTGCGCGAGCAGCACGCGCAAGGTGCCCGACTCGCGTTCGCGCGCTACGGCCGCATGCCCGAAGAACACCAGCAGCAGCGGCGCCAGCACCTGCAGCACGAACGCCGGCGTCAGCTGCCCGAAGCGCAGCAGCAGCGAGGTTTGCCGCACGTCGCCGAAATTGGCGCTGTTCTGCCGGTGCCCTTCGAGGAACAGCGTGTTGCCGGTGAAGCCGTCGATACCCGGATCGAACGCGGCCAGCGGATTGACGGGCCGGAACACGAAGTGCCCGTAATGCACCATGCGATGCGGGTGCCGGTCCGGCTGGGCCTCGAATTCATGGTTGGCCTGCGCCTGGTAGCGGGCGCGCTCCGCATCGGCCGCGCGCCGGTGCTCGTGCGCGGTCAGCGCCGCCACCAGCATCAGGACCGTCAGCAGCGCGATGCCGGCCACCGCGGCCCGGTCGCGGAACAATGCGCGCCATTCCTCGCGTGCGATGCGTGCGATGACGTTCCGGGTCGCAACCGTGGCCGCTCCGGTTGCGGCGCCCAGCACGGCGCTCATGCCGCCTGGCCGCCGTAGCGGCGGTGCAGCGCGCGCACGTCGAAGCGGTCGGCACCGGCCGCGCCCACTTCTTCGAGCAGGCAGCCGGCGTCGAGGAAGCCGATGCGGTCGGCCACGTCGGCGGCGCTGAGCAGGTCGTGCGTCACCATCAGCACGGCCACGCCCTGTTCGCGCAGCACGCCCAGCAGGCGGTTGAACTCGGCCGTGGCCTGCGGGTCCAGGCCCGAGGTGGGCTCGTCCAGCAGCAGCGCCGGCACCCGCCGGGCCAGCGCCAGGGCGATCGCCACCTTCTGCCGCATGCCCTTTGAAAAGCCCGCCACGCGGCGGTCGTACGCCGCCGCCGCCAGCCCGGCCGCCGCCAGCGCCGCGTCGATCGCGCCGGGATCGCCGCCCTGCCCCGCCAGGTCGAGCAGGTAAGCCACGTTCTCGCGCGCGGTGAGGTGTTCGTACAGCGCCACGTTCTCCGGGATGTAGGCCAGGTGGCGCCGCGCTTCATCCGGTTGCGTGACCGGATCGATGCCGTGCACCCGCACCCGCCCGGCGTTCGGCGTGACGAACCCCAGGAACAGGCTCAGTGTCGTGGTCTTGCCGGCGCCGTTGGCGCCGAGCAGCGCATAGATTTCGCCGGCGCGGATGTGCAGGTCGAGCCGCTGCAGGATGGTTTTGCCGCCATAGCCTGCGACGACCGCCGTGGCGTCGAGCACGTGGCCGCCGCCGTGGATGCTTGCGATAATCAAACGATGTTCCTTTCGATTGCGGAGGGGGACCGACGATGCATCGGCGACAAGACCCATTGATCATTCACGATGATCATTCACGATGATCGCTCAAGATGATAATGCATTATCATTCTCGCTGCCAATCTGTTCAGGCAATTTTGCAACTGTCGAGGACAACTGGTTGTTTCCTGATAGCATTAACTAAGGTATAGTCTGCCTGCACTGGACAGGCCCGGTCCGGTGCCGTTCACGCCGCCGGCCGCGCCCGTTCTTCCTCATGTACTCATTCATGTACTCACTCATGTACTTCCTCATGTACTCCTTCATGTGAACGCGATGACTGCCCCATCTTCCGATCTGATCTACCGCCTGCTGGTGCAGAGCGTGGTCGACTACGCGATCTACCTGCTCGATACCGACGGCAATGTCGTCAACTGGAATGCCGGCGCCGAGCGCGCCAAGGGCTACCGGGCGGACGAGATCGTGGGCCGCAACTTCGCCGTGTTCTATAGCGAAGCGGACCGCGCGGCGGGGCTGCCGCAGAAGGCGCTGGCCACGGCCCGCGCCGAATCGCGCTTCGAGGCCGAAGGCTGGCGCCTGCGCAAGGATGGCACGCGGTTCTGGACCAACGTGGTGATCGACGCCATCCATGACGACGACGGCAAGCTGGTCGGCTTCGCCAAGATCACGCGCGACATCACCGAACGGCACCAGCAGCAGCTGAAACTGGTCGAAGCGAAGGAACTGGCCGAGCAGTACAGCCAGCAGATGGCCACGGTGTCGCACTTCCTCGATTCGGTGATCTCGAACATGCCCGACAGCGTGCTGGCGCTGGCTACCGGTGCAAAGGGAGACGACGGCGCGGGCACGAACCGCCATGAGATCCTGCTGGCCAACGGCCATGCGCGCCACCTGTTCGCCACCGGTGGCGCCGACATCAAGGGCCGCCTGGTGCGCGATTGCCTCGGCGCGGAGGTGGCGGAATACATCGAGCGCCTGGCCGCGATGCCGGCCAACGGCCATGCGCCGTCGGACGACAGCCTGGTGCAGACACCGCTCGGCCCGCGCACGCTGCGCAGCCGCACGGCGCTGGGCAGCCGGCCCGATGGCGGCGGCGACTACCTGCTCGTCATCACCGAGGACGTGACCGACGAACTGGCGGCCTATGCGCAGATTCACCACATGGCGCAGCACGACGGCCTCACCAACCTGCCCAACCGCACCTTCTTCCACCAGCGCCTGGAAGCGGCGATCCGCGACAGCAGCGAGGACGGTACCCACGCGGCGATCCTGTGCCTGGACCTGGACAACTTCAAGAACATCAACGACGCCTTCGGGCACGGCTTCGGCGACAAGATCCTGCTGATGCTGGCCGGCCGCCTGAAGAAATGCCTGCGCGAACACGATACGCTGGCGCGCCTGGGCGGCGACGAATTCGCCGTGGTGCTGCCGCGCGTGCGGCGGGTCGACGAGGCGCAGCACGCGGCGCGGCGGCTGATCGATGCCGTGGCGCCGCCGTTCGCGATCGACGGCCACAGTTTCACCGTCGGCCTGTCGATCGGCATCGCGGTGTCGTCGCAGGAAGGCAGCAGCGCCGAACAGCTGCTGCGCTTCGGCGACATGGCGCTGTACGAAGCCAAACGCAATGGCCGCAACCGCTACGAACTGTTCCACCCCGACCTGGAGGCCGCCTCGCGCGTGCGCCGCCAGATGGAAATCGACCTGCGCCGCGCGCTGCACCGGGGCGAGCTGCAGATGCACTACCAGCCGATCATCGAAAAGGAAGGCTGCCGCATTTCCGGCTACGAGGCGCTGATCCGCTGGCAGCATCCGGTGAAGGGCCAGGTGCCGCCGATGGAATTCATCCCGCTTGCCGAGGAAACGGGCTTGATCCACGAACTGGGCGCGCGGGCGCTGAACCTGGCCTGCCAGGAAGCGGCGACGTGGACCAATGGCGCGACCGTGGCGGTGAACCTGTCGCCCGTGCAGTTCAAGAACAGCGAACTGGTGAAGGCGGTCGCGCTGGCGCTCGAGGATGCCGGCTTGCCGGCGCGGCGGCTGGAGCTGGAAATCACCGAGTCCGTGCTGCTGGCCAATACCGAAGGCAATATCCGCACGCTGCAAGCCCTGAAGGACCTGGGCGTGCGCATCTCGCTGGATGATTTCGGCACCGGCTATTCGTCGCTGAGCTACCTGCGCTCCTTCCCGTTCGACAAGATCAAGATCGACAAGTCCTTCGTGCGCGACATGGGCGAAAGCCGCGAGGCGATGGCCATCATCCGCGCCATCACCGGCCTGTCCAGCAGCCTGCTGATCGAGATCACCGCCGAGGGGGTCGAGACGGAGGAACAGTTCCGGCAGCTGCAGGTGGAAGGCTGCTCGCATTTCCAGGGCTACCTGTTCGGGCGGCCGGTGGCCGCCGAGCACCGGGTCGAGGAACTGGACACCCGGGCCACCGCGCAGTAAGGCTGCGCCAGGGGCGGGCGGCTGCACCGCGCTGGTGCACGGCCCGTCAGTAGGTACCGGCGCTTAGTTAGGCGTTACCAGACCCATTGAAAGCGCATGCATTCACCCCAACGGCGAAGAGCTAGGGTCAGGAAGGAGTGCTGGCATGCATGCCAGCACCGTTCCGCAGGCGCGAAGCATGCTTCGCGAACCCCCTGCTCCACCCCGCCGGGGCGTAGTCGGGGTTTCAAGGAGCATCGCTCCTTGCCGACGTAGCGATACTGGCTTACAAGCCAGTATTCCTCTCTGACCCTGGAATTTGCACTTGGGGTGGGCTTATCCAAGCGCCATTGCCGTCAATAGGTCTTGTAAGGCAGGAACTTGCCGGACATCGTGATGCTGACCCGGTCGCCGGCCGGATCCGGCTCGCGCTGCATGTCCATGCGGAAGTCGATCGCCGACATGATGCCGTCGCCGAATTCCTCGTGGATCAGCGCCTTGAATGTGGTGCCGTAGACGCTGACCAGTTCATAGAAGCGGTAGATCAGCGGATCGGTCGGCACGGCCGTCGGCAGCGAGCCGCGGTACGGCACCTGCTGCAGCAGCAGCACCGCCTCTTCCGGCAGGCCGAACACCTCGCCGACGATGGCCGCCTGGCGCGCGTCGAACGTCATCTGGCCCAGGCAGCCGGCCGTCACCCATTCCTTCGACAGCCCGACCTGGGCCGCCACGTCGCACCATTTGATGTCCTTGCGGATCTTGGCGGTCATGATCATTTCGGTGACGTCGGTTCGTTGCATGGCGGTCCTTTCAGTGATGGGTAAGCAGGATGCGATGGCGGTGCGCGCCATCGCATCCTGCTTACCAGCACGAAACGTGCCACAGGCATGCCGGGGGTTCGCCGCTCCAGCGCGGTACGCGTGGAAGGCTCCGCCACGGGACGGCACGGCATGCGTCACATCATGAATGCGAATCATTCGTGTTATCATTTTCAGTTGTTGCCAAAAAACATGCACCCGTGTCACCCACTTCCAATAGACATATCGACATGAACCACCCTTCAGCCACCACCCGCCGCCTTGCCCACCTGACGCTGCGCGCCACTGCCGCCGCCGTCCTCGGCATCCTGCCCGCCTGGCATGCGCAGGCGCAGACCGCCACGCCGGAGTCCACGGCAGCAGCGACAACAGCAGCCACCCAGGCGCCACCGGCCACGATGGCGGAAATCGCCGTCACGGCGAAGCAGGATGCCACCACCGAACACAGCGGCTCCTACACGACGACCGGCCCGCTCGCCAGCGGCACGCGCCTGGACCTGGCGCCGCGCGAAACGCCGCAGTCGCTGTCGATCGTCACGCGCGAGCGCATGGAGGAGCAAGGCCTGCAGACGCTGGCCGAAACGATGCAGCAGGTGACGGGCATCTACGTGAACTACAACGACACCGAACGCATCACCTACAACGCGCGCGGCTACGCGGTCAACAACTTCCAGGTCGATGGCATGCTGAACCTGTTCGGCAGCTCGCTGAAGGCGAATGGCGACAACGTGGTGTACGACCGCATCGAAGTGGTGCGCGGCGCCACCGGGCTGACCACCGGCGCCGGCGATCCTTCGGCCACCATCAACCAGGTGCGCAAGCGGCCGACCCGCGAGTTCCAGGCCAGCGGCGCGCTGCGCATCGGCAGCTACGACCTGCGCCGCGCCGAGCTCGATGTCGGCGGGCCGCTGGCGTTCGACGGCAAGCTGCGCGGGCGCTTCGTCACCGCGAAGCAGAAGGCCGGGTCGTTCCGGCCCATGTATGAGCAGGACCTCGGCGCGCTGTACGGCATCCTCGAAGCGGACCTGGGGCCGGCCACCACGGTCGCGGTGGGCTACGAGCGGCAGAAATCCGATCCGCGCGGCTCCACATGGGGCACCGTGCCTTACTGGAACGCCGACGGTTCGCTGGCCAACCTGCCGTCCGACCTGAACCTGTCCACGCCGTGGAGCTCGTGGAACATGGACGAGATGAAGACCTTCGCCACGCTGGAACACCGCATCAACGCCGACTGGCGCCTGCGTGCCGGCTGGACCAAGGCCGACCGCGTGCAGGACGGCAGCCTGTACTTCGGCTATGGCGGCTACCCGCGCGCCGACGGCAGCGGCATCACTGTCGCCTACAACCGCTTCCCCGTCGACGAAACGATGGACGTGCTGGAAGTGAACGTGGACGGCAAGTTCAACCTGTTCGGCCGCCGCCACGACGTGGTGTTCGGCTGGGGCAAGGCGGACCGCGGGATGGTCTCGCAGCGCGTCACGCTCGGCGCGATGCCCGCCGGCTACGACCAGATCCCGGACTGGCAGACCTGGACCGGCGACGTGCCGCAGTTCCCGACCACGGTCGAAGCGGTACCCGCTAGCATCGGCAGCGTCGACCAGAAGGCGATGTTCGTGGCCACGCGCCTGAACCTGGCCGACGACCTGAAGGCGGTGATCGGTGTCCGCCACGGCGACTACCAGACCACCACGCGCAACTTCAACGCCGACGGCACCGTGGCCAGCACCACCGGCTACACGCTGGGTTCCGTGAACACGCCGTACGTCGGCCTGCTCTACGACCTGGACGAACAGTGGACCGTCTACACCGCGTACACCAGCATCTTCCAGCCGCAGAACCTGCGCGACCGGAACAACGACCTGCTCGATCCGGTGGACGGCAACAACATCGAAGCGGGCATCAAGGCCGAACTGTTCGACCGGCGTGTGAACTTCTCGGCGGCCGTGTTCCGCAGCGAGAAGGACAACGTGGGCGAGATCGACGACAGCGTGCCGCCGAACTCGCTGCCCGGCGCCGTGCAAGCCTACCGCTCGACCGGCAAGGGCACCAAGGTGGATGGCTTCGAGGCCGAAGTCGCCGGCCAGGTCCTGCGCGACTGGAACCTGTCCGCCGGCTACAGCCACACGCGCTCGCGCGATGCGCGCGGCAACCCGCTCAGCACCGTGGTGCCGCGCAATATGCTGAAGGTGTTCACCAGCTACCGCTTCGGCGCCGAGCGGCGCTATTCGGTCGGCGGCGGCGTGAACTGGCAAAGCAGCCTGTGGAGCACCGCGCAGCAGCCGACCGGTTCCTACAACGCCAAGGGCGCGCCGATCACGGCGCCGTCACGCATCTCGCAGGACTCGATCTGGCTGGCCAGCCTGATGGCCAGCTACCGCATCAACGACCACTTCACGGCCAGCGTCAACGTGAACAACCTGTTCGACAAGACGTACTACAACCGCGTGGGGTTCTATCAAGGCCTGCACTACGCCGACCCGCGCACCGCATCGGCGACGCTGCGGGCCGTGTTCTGACGTTTTACGCTAAGGGTTGACCAGCACCACGCGGCCGTTCAGCGGCTGCACGGGGCGGGCGTTCATCCGGTACAGCTTGCGGAACGCCGCGAGCTGCGCGGCCGAGACTTCCACCGGCTGCTTCAGGATGTGCCAGCGCACGCCTTCGCTGCACGGCGGCGTCGTCAACGAACCCGTGTAGCCGTAGTAGCCGCGCCGCGTGGGCAGCAGCGAGGTGGGATCGAACCCGGTGCCGGCCGGGTGTTTCTCGCCCGCCGTCGCCGGCATGCCGGCGAACACGGATGCCAGCGCGGCGTTCTCCCGGCCTTGCCGGAACAGGACCGCCACCACGGCCAGTTCGCCCGCATCGCTCTTGTGCACCAGGTGCGCCACCAGCGGATAGCGCCGGCTGTTGACGGCTTCCTCGCTCGGCGTGTGGAAGTGGAACTGCACCAGCCGGTAAGTGGCGCCGGCCACCTCGATGCCGCCGCCGTCGGCCAGGTCGACCTGCACCGTATGCCCGTTATTGACGATCTCGGCGCTGCTGGCGCGGTAGCCGAAGCCGATCGGCACCGACGTGCCCGTCCTGGACGTGCGGATATCGATCGGCGATTGCGCCTTGCCCTGCTGGCAGGCGGCGAATTCCGGCGCCAGCTCGCCCCAGTGCGCGGCGCCGGCCTTTCCCTGGTATTCCCAATGGACACTGCTGCCTGCGGCCGCCGCACTTGCCGTGACGGCCAATGCCACCCATGGCGCTATCGCCAGCTTCATTCTCGATTTCATCGGAGTCCTCGTTCAGTGGATGATGCCTGCTTGCCGGTTCGGGCATGGGGTGTCCAGGGATGGCGGACATATCGGGCGATACCGGGAAAGTGGCGATGGCCACCCATCATCGCGCTGTGCTGCCCTGCCCCGTTTGGGATGCCTGGCCGCCGGCGGATGGCGCGGTTCCGGCAAGCAGGCGCCAGCCGGTCCGCGCGACCATGCAGGAAAACTGCATACACATATTGTGTATACAATTATCGGTAGCGGGAACCTGCGGCAGAGTCACGGGAGAAGATACGGCAGGTGTCGGGAGGGCGGCGATATCTCCCATGGCCCGGACGGTAGGTCAGCTCACACGGCAACCGGCGATGCGCGCGGTGGGCCGGTTTTTTCGCCGGCCGGGCAGCCACTGTCACGACAGCAGGTTGCCAACCTCGCTATCCGGGTAGGCGAGCCGCCGCGGAACCGTCAGTTCGACGGTCGTGCCGGCCCCGGGCTTGCTGCTGATGGCCAGGCTGGCGCCAATGCGTGCTGCCCGCTCGCGCATGCCCAGCATGCCCCAGTGGCCTTCTTCCACACGCTCGCGGATGCCAGGCTCGGTCATTCCCCGGCCGTTGTCCGCAACATAAATGCAAAGGCTCGTCTCGCCAAACGCGATCCGTACCTGCACTTGCGTGCCACCGGCATGATGGTAGGCATTGCGTATCGCTTCCAGGCAGATTTCCGTCGCTTCCTCGCCGGTCTGTGCCTGCAATTTACGCTGTTCATTTGCCACGACCAGCGTGAAACGCGTCGTGGCATGCGCCGCCTGCAGCGCTTCGCCGGCCATCCGCACGGCCTGCACGATATCGGGGCCGGAGCGCAATTCATGGACCTGGTCGCGGCCCTCGTCGAGAGTACGGTCAACCTGGTCGAGTATGGTCTCGAGCTTGCGCCTTGCCGCGCTGCCGGCGGGCAGCTCCATCGCCATGGCCTGCACGCGCAGCATGACCGCCTGCACGCTTTGCAGGAAGGTGTCATGCAAGGTACGGGCGATGCGCTCGCGCTCGGCCATGCGCACGTGCAGTTTCTCGGCCGTGCGTGCCAATGCCCGGTGCAGGCGGTAGCGGTACAGCGCGTAGAGTGCGCCAGCGAGCAGCAGCGCGATGGCGGCACGAAACCACCATGTCTGCGCCAGCGCCGGCGCCACGTCGATCAGCGTGTCCGCCTGGGCAGCCCCGGCCACGGCATCCTCGTTGATGGCCCGGACAGCGAAGCGATACGAGCCAGGGGGAACGTTGGTGTAGCGCGCAGTGCGCCGCGATCCACCGTCCTGCCAGTCGGCATCCACGCCGGCCAGGCGATACTGGAACCGCACGCCGTCCGCGCGCACGAGGCTCGGCGCGACGAACGATACCTGGAAGTTCGGCGAACCGGGCGGCAGGCGCACCGCGCCCTCCGCTGGATAGGTCGAGTTGCCGACCGTGACGGTGGCCACGCGAACCTCCGGCGGCACGGCATTACGGGGTACGGCGGCCGGATCGAGCCGGACGATCCCGCCACTCGCCATGAACCACATCTGCCCGTCGGGCGAGGTGAAAATGCTGTGCAGCCGGTTCGTCACCATGGCATTGCCGGGATAGCCATCCTGGGCGCCGATCAGGCGATAGCGCAGCGGCCGCTCCGGATGCGTCAATGCCGCGCGCCAGTCCGCCGCCCTCACCTGGACGATGCCGCGGCTGCCATTGAGCCAGCGATCGCCATTGGGCGCGACAGCCAGTCCCGATACGCCCCGCAGCACTTCCGGCACGTCGGCATGCAGCAGATGGAAGCGTCCGTCGCGCATGACCGCGAGCCCCTTGATGCCGGCGACGACCATTTCCGGACCTGGCAGCACCGCGGTGAACATGCCCACCGCGGTGCCGTCATACGTCGTCAGCTTCCCTTCGTCATAGTAGACAACGCTGCCGTCGCCACAGCCCAGCCAGAGCGTTCCCGGACGGCCTCCGTAGGCGGAGACGAAAACCTTCGGCGGGAAGTGAAACGCGTCCCGGGTTTTCCATTTTCCGTCCACGTAACCCATCAGCCCGATGTCTGCGGATGCGATCCATAGCACCTTGCCGTCATCCAGTATGCCGTACAGCGGCGCCCTGCTTGGCTTGCCATCGCGCCCAGGCGGCAGCGGCAGGCGGGTTTCCTTGCCGCGGTAGCGGCGCACCAGCGCGCCGCGGCCCGCCAGCAGCAGGGCACCGTCGCGATCGTTCGCAACCAGCTGGAACGGTTCCGAGCGATCCGCGACCGCCGGGCCATCCAGCCGCAGGCGCCATGCCACCGAAGCAGCCGGTTCGGCGACCCAGACATTGCCCTCGGTATCGCTGGCCATGCTGAAAACGCCGCGTTCGCCCGGGATCGGCATCGCCAGCACCTTGTTGCCGCGAAACCGGTCGAGGCCATTCTGGGTTGCCAGCCAGACGTTGCCTTCGCGATCTTCCAGCACGCTGTTGACGGCCAGCGAAGACAGCTGCCACGGCTGGGACAGGTGCTCCGCGCCCTTCAGGTCGATCTTCCCGCGCACGGCATGCTCGGCCGCACGGGGCAGGTAGCACAGGCCCGGACCGCACTGCAGCGACCACAGATTGCCGTCCCGGTCGAACTGGGCCTGCGAACGCGACGATGCGCGGTTGGCATACTCCGGGGGCGGCAGGGGAACCTGCTGGGGCGGCATCGGCACCGCGACAAGATCGTTCTTCCCGGCCAGCCATAGTTTGCCGTCGGGCGACGTGATCAGGCTGCCCTCGGTCGTGGCGGCCAGGATGTGCCGGAACGTTCCGCTGGCCCTGTCGAGCAGGAAAAGGCCCTTGCTGTTGTTGGTCCAGATCTGTCCATACTGGTCCGCGAGTACGCTCCAGGCCTGGTCTTTCGGCCCGCCTTCGAACGCGTCGTAACGCCGCCATGTCCTGCCATCGAAGCGATGGAGACTGGAAGTCATGGCAGCCCACACGCTGCCGTCCGGGTCGAACGCGATGGCCTGTACCGTGGCGGCATGCCCCGGCGGCGACCGGTCGTAGACACGGCCGGCCCGCATCATGTACAGGCCACCTACCTCGTCGGCCATCCACAGCTCGCCGTTCGGACGTGCGCGCAGTTCGACGATGGCCTTCATTTCCTCGGCACCGGGCGGCATGGTGAAGGCATGGAACACGACCCCGTCGAACCGGTACAGGGCGGTCGAGGTGGACAGCCACAGCATGCCATCGCTGGTCTGCGCCATCTGCTGCACCTCCGTCGGGGCGCCGTCGCGCGCCGTCCAGGTGGTACGGGTGTAGTCGCGCAGCGCGATCGGGGCGGCGGCATGCGCCGACGCGGCAGCGAACATCGCCGCGGACGTTGCCGCGAAAATTGCTGAATACACCATCGCGGGCAACAGGAATTGTCTGGCAAGGGAATAGGCTTTCATCCCTTTCATCTTGCCACCTCATCAATAAGAGTGGCAAGTGCAAAGACCGGCCAGCACTCGTGCTGGCCGTCATATCCCGATCTCTACTCCAGCGTGCGGTTGCGCGTCTCCGCGTCCACGCACAGGATGGCCACGGCGCCGGCCAGCAGGAACGCCGCCAGCATCGCCAGCGCCAGCGTGAAGTGGGTGGCCATCACCGGCGCCACGATGGCCGGCGCGAAC belongs to Pseudoduganella albidiflava and includes:
- a CDS encoding ABC transporter permease, encoding MNWLAHEMRLVLRSRLSACALLLLLLLSALAVWSGMREVERQRQTIARLAPLHEQDVAALAARYPDSKDAGNPAYYTFYNTWDPPSAAAFLALGLRDVAPYVLRIRALGLQAQLYEGETFNPEVALPGRFDFAFVLIYLAPLFAIALLHDLVSGERQTGRLRLLLAMPDAGRLWRRRAGLRYALLFLCLAVPACVGAALSGTGIVATGIVLAVTAACLAFWTGLSLLVATLHWRSVTNATVLMGAWAVLTLVLPALANVALIRAIPVHQGVDLMLAQRQVVHGAWELPREETMRKFVASHPEWKDHTAVPRRFHWKWYFAFHQVGDESVAGAARDYRGGLLARQAWTGRLGWLLPGVGAQAVLHRLAGTDLPAQLAYQDAIAAFHRQIRTFYYPYLFNDRPFGTADFARQPGFVPRVPDGMPGRDGLAALLALFVLAGAVQLAGLWRLGRLRM
- a CDS encoding ABC transporter permease encodes the protein MSAVLGAATGAATVATRNVIARIAREEWRALFRDRAAVAGIALLTVLMLVAALTAHEHRRAADAERARYQAQANHEFEAQPDRHPHRMVHYGHFVFRPVNPLAAFDPGIDGFTGNTLFLEGHRQNSANFGDVRQTSLLLRFGQLTPAFVLQVLAPLLLVFFGHAAVARERESGTLRVLLAQGVRSRQLVLGKLLALGGFAGLALLPALAALVWFALDGHAPWPLAVALAAGYTGWLLLWVLGVVLVSMCVARGRDALLVLLTAWAVIVILLPRWVPDMANHAVALPTRFEDAIHVQREYLALGDSHNPNDPAFAAFRDRLLKQYGVTRIEDLPVNFKGLVGMEGERKSSELFDRYAAAAFDRQERQGEIIDAFGWASPALALRRLSMAAAGTDLASYRSFLEQGERYRYALIQGLNRIQVERLAYADDIDRNKDNRVSRDHWREFPEFQYEAAPVATTLRRVAPAAGVLALWLAALGTLAWVLAGRLGRIAR
- a CDS encoding ABC transporter ATP-binding protein codes for the protein MIIASIHGGGHVLDATAVVAGYGGKTILQRLDLHIRAGEIYALLGANGAGKTTTLSLFLGFVTPNAGRVRVHGIDPVTQPDEARRHLAYIPENVALYEHLTARENVAYLLDLAGQGGDPGAIDAALAAAGLAAAAYDRRVAGFSKGMRQKVAIALALARRVPALLLDEPTSGLDPQATAEFNRLLGVLREQGVAVLMVTHDLLSAADVADRIGFLDAGCLLEEVGAAGADRFDVRALHRRYGGQAA
- a CDS encoding sensor domain-containing protein gives rise to the protein MTAPSSDLIYRLLVQSVVDYAIYLLDTDGNVVNWNAGAERAKGYRADEIVGRNFAVFYSEADRAAGLPQKALATARAESRFEAEGWRLRKDGTRFWTNVVIDAIHDDDGKLVGFAKITRDITERHQQQLKLVEAKELAEQYSQQMATVSHFLDSVISNMPDSVLALATGAKGDDGAGTNRHEILLANGHARHLFATGGADIKGRLVRDCLGAEVAEYIERLAAMPANGHAPSDDSLVQTPLGPRTLRSRTALGSRPDGGGDYLLVITEDVTDELAAYAQIHHMAQHDGLTNLPNRTFFHQRLEAAIRDSSEDGTHAAILCLDLDNFKNINDAFGHGFGDKILLMLAGRLKKCLREHDTLARLGGDEFAVVLPRVRRVDEAQHAARRLIDAVAPPFAIDGHSFTVGLSIGIAVSSQEGSSAEQLLRFGDMALYEAKRNGRNRYELFHPDLEAASRVRRQMEIDLRRALHRGELQMHYQPIIEKEGCRISGYEALIRWQHPVKGQVPPMEFIPLAEETGLIHELGARALNLACQEAATWTNGATVAVNLSPVQFKNSELVKAVALALEDAGLPARRLELEITESVLLANTEGNIRTLQALKDLGVRISLDDFGTGYSSLSYLRSFPFDKIKIDKSFVRDMGESREAMAIIRAITGLSSSLLIEITAEGVETEEQFRQLQVEGCSHFQGYLFGRPVAAEHRVEELDTRATAQ
- the cynS gene encoding cyanase, which encodes MQRTDVTEMIMTAKIRKDIKWCDVAAQVGLSKEWVTAGCLGQMTFDARQAAIVGEVFGLPEEAVLLLQQVPYRGSLPTAVPTDPLIYRFYELVSVYGTTFKALIHEEFGDGIMSAIDFRMDMQREPDPAGDRVSITMSGKFLPYKTY